The following are from one region of the Rhodopirellula sp. P2 genome:
- a CDS encoding DegT/DnrJ/EryC1/StrS family aminotransferase produces MQFIDLKTQYETYQSEIDARMKAVMQHGRFIMGPEIAESETALAEYAGAKHCITVSSGTHSLEIALRALDIGPDDEVITAPFTWISSSEVMLLVGAKPVFVDIDPVTFNINVDQLESAITPHTKAILPICLFGQMPDFERINAIAEKHGLAVIEDAAQSFGATQNGKRSCGVTQIASTSFFPAKPLGCYGDGGALFTDDDEIATKLRAIRTHGGTKRHHHTLVGTNGRFDTLQAAVILAKLPHFQQEVERRGTIGARYSDLLRDVCQVPEVADGNTHVYAQYTIRLPNRDSVSASLKEAGIPNAIYYPKCLHEQPVFSHLGYEYGDFPESEAASKDVLSLPMHPFLTESDQDTIVAAVKDAVRS; encoded by the coding sequence ATGCAATTCATCGACCTCAAAACCCAATACGAAACTTACCAATCCGAAATCGACGCTCGGATGAAGGCTGTCATGCAACACGGACGGTTCATCATGGGACCGGAGATCGCCGAAAGCGAAACCGCTTTGGCAGAATACGCCGGGGCGAAGCATTGCATCACCGTCTCCAGCGGCACACACAGCCTCGAAATCGCTTTGCGTGCACTCGACATCGGCCCCGACGACGAAGTCATCACAGCTCCCTTCACCTGGATCAGCAGCAGCGAAGTCATGCTGCTCGTTGGTGCCAAGCCTGTGTTCGTCGACATTGATCCGGTGACCTTCAACATCAACGTGGATCAACTGGAATCTGCGATCACCCCCCACACGAAAGCGATCCTGCCGATTTGCCTGTTCGGGCAGATGCCCGATTTCGAACGCATCAATGCAATCGCTGAGAAACACGGCTTGGCGGTGATCGAAGACGCTGCCCAAAGCTTTGGTGCCACCCAAAATGGCAAACGGAGCTGCGGTGTCACCCAAATCGCCAGCACCAGTTTCTTCCCCGCCAAACCGCTGGGTTGTTATGGGGATGGCGGTGCCCTGTTCACTGACGACGACGAAATCGCGACCAAACTGCGAGCCATCCGAACCCACGGCGGTACAAAACGACATCACCACACACTGGTGGGAACCAACGGCCGATTCGACACGCTGCAAGCCGCGGTGATTCTGGCGAAACTCCCGCACTTTCAACAGGAAGTCGAACGACGTGGCACCATCGGAGCCCGCTACTCGGACTTGCTGCGAGACGTTTGCCAAGTCCCTGAGGTTGCCGACGGAAACACCCATGTCTACGCGCAATACACGATTCGGTTGCCGAACCGCGATTCGGTTAGTGCTAGCCTCAAAGAGGCAGGGATCCCCAACGCGATCTACTACCCCAAATGCTTGCACGAACAACCCGTCTTCTCGCATCTGGGTTACGAGTACGGCGACTTCCCTGAATCGGAAGCCGCATCCAAAGATGTCCTCAGCCTTCCCATGCATCCGTTCCTCACGGAATCCGACCAGGACACGATCGTTGCCGCGGTCAAAGACGCCGTCCGTAGCTGA
- a CDS encoding GDP-L-fucose synthase family protein, which yields MSQKIFVAGHRGMVGSAILRRFAEREDLQVITRTRSELDLCNQAAVNEFFQSERPDTVIFAAAKVGGIHANATYPADFAYDNTMMAANAIHAAFQTKVSRFLFLGSTCIYPRMAPQPIQEDSLLTSPLETTNEGYALAKILGLKLCQYYRQQHGALFHSAMPTNLYGPGDNYHPDNSHVIPGLIRRFDAAANEHAESVTVWGSGKPRREFLHVDDLAAAIEHLIGLPDPPDRVNVGTGVDLTIAELAQKIAQATGFEGQIVQDASKPDGTPVKCTDIRRIRGTGWAPTINLDEGLVQTVADYRQRTQTGAVRSV from the coding sequence ATGTCCCAAAAAATCTTCGTCGCTGGTCACCGAGGCATGGTCGGATCGGCCATCCTCCGCCGATTCGCCGAGCGAGAAGACCTGCAAGTGATCACGCGGACTCGGTCCGAACTGGACCTCTGCAACCAAGCCGCTGTCAACGAGTTCTTCCAGTCCGAACGCCCCGACACCGTGATTTTTGCGGCCGCCAAGGTCGGCGGGATCCACGCCAACGCGACTTATCCGGCCGATTTCGCCTACGACAACACCATGATGGCGGCCAACGCCATCCACGCCGCCTTCCAAACCAAGGTGTCTCGGTTCCTGTTCCTCGGCAGCACCTGCATCTACCCCCGGATGGCTCCCCAGCCCATCCAAGAAGACTCCTTGCTGACCAGCCCCCTGGAGACGACCAACGAAGGCTACGCCTTGGCCAAAATCCTGGGTTTGAAGCTCTGCCAGTACTACCGTCAACAACATGGGGCACTGTTCCACAGTGCGATGCCGACCAACCTCTACGGCCCCGGCGACAACTACCACCCCGACAATTCCCACGTCATTCCTGGCTTGATTCGTCGCTTCGATGCCGCTGCGAACGAACACGCCGAATCGGTCACCGTCTGGGGCAGCGGAAAACCACGACGAGAATTTCTGCACGTGGATGACTTAGCCGCCGCGATTGAACATTTGATCGGGCTTCCCGATCCACCCGACAGGGTCAACGTCGGCACCGGAGTGGACCTGACGATCGCCGAATTGGCTCAAAAGATCGCCCAGGCAACCGGATTCGAAGGCCAAATCGTCCAAGACGCCAGCAAACCCGACGGAACCCCCGTCAAATGCACCGACATCCGCCGCATCCGCGGCACCGGCTGGGCACCCACCATCAACCTCGACGAAGGCCTCGTGCAAACCGTCGCCGACTACCGACAACGCACCCAAACCGGCGCCGTCCGCTCCGTCTAG
- a CDS encoding nucleotide sugar dehydrogenase, which produces MSSDFTSRIQDRSATVGVVGLGYVGLPLALAYAAGGFKTVGFDIDDKKTSAINGSTSYIKHISADSVASAVQSGNLAATTDFSQIREVDAIILCVPTPLDEHFEPDLSYVVSTIESIVPHLRAGQTISLESTTYPGTTNEELVTRIEAAGLPVGTDVHVVYSPEREDPGNPEFAATNIPKVVGGHTPACLEAGVALYGSVFDQVVPVSSTQVAELTKLLENIYRSVNIGLVNELKLVADEMGIDIWEVIQAASTKPFGFKAFYPGPGLGGHCIPIDPFYLTWKAREFGVHTRFIELAGEINRAMPTHIVRRCADALNQHKKALNGSKVLLIGLAYKPNVDDARESPSYELLDRLTAQGAEVDYHDPYVPIVPPSREHSHWAGKPSVSWDQATIQEYDLVLISTWHDCLDIHELAQWSQFIVDTRNATAKLPPELQTKVLKA; this is translated from the coding sequence ATGTCATCTGATTTCACTTCACGGATTCAAGATCGTAGCGCCACGGTGGGTGTTGTTGGACTCGGCTATGTCGGCCTGCCGCTGGCACTCGCCTACGCCGCCGGCGGCTTCAAAACCGTTGGCTTCGACATTGATGACAAGAAGACGTCGGCGATCAACGGCAGCACCAGCTACATCAAACACATTTCGGCTGACTCCGTGGCCTCGGCGGTCCAATCCGGCAACCTCGCCGCCACGACTGACTTCAGCCAAATCCGTGAAGTCGACGCCATCATCCTGTGTGTCCCCACGCCGCTGGACGAGCACTTTGAGCCCGACCTTTCCTATGTGGTGAGCACGATCGAATCGATCGTGCCGCACCTGCGGGCAGGCCAAACGATCAGCCTCGAAAGCACGACCTACCCAGGCACAACCAACGAAGAACTGGTCACTCGCATCGAAGCCGCAGGACTGCCTGTGGGCACCGACGTCCATGTCGTCTACTCGCCCGAACGAGAAGATCCCGGCAACCCCGAGTTCGCCGCCACCAACATCCCGAAAGTCGTCGGCGGCCACACCCCGGCATGCCTCGAGGCCGGCGTCGCACTGTACGGCAGCGTCTTTGATCAAGTCGTCCCGGTCAGCAGCACGCAAGTTGCCGAGCTGACCAAACTGCTGGAAAACATTTACCGCAGCGTCAACATTGGACTCGTCAACGAGTTGAAACTCGTCGCCGACGAAATGGGCATCGACATCTGGGAAGTCATCCAGGCCGCCAGCACCAAACCCTTCGGCTTCAAAGCGTTTTATCCCGGCCCTGGATTGGGTGGTCACTGCATCCCGATCGACCCGTTCTACCTGACCTGGAAAGCACGCGAATTCGGGGTGCACACACGGTTCATTGAACTGGCCGGCGAGATCAACCGAGCGATGCCCACACACATCGTCCGCCGCTGTGCGGATGCTTTGAACCAACACAAAAAAGCCCTCAATGGCAGCAAGGTGCTGCTGATCGGGTTGGCCTACAAACCCAACGTCGATGACGCGCGAGAATCACCCTCCTACGAACTCCTGGATCGACTGACCGCGCAGGGCGCCGAGGTCGACTACCACGACCCTTATGTCCCCATCGTCCCCCCATCGCGAGAACACTCGCATTGGGCCGGCAAACCCAGCGTGAGTTGGGATCAAGCAACGATTCAGGAATACGACCTGGTCTTGATTTCAACCTGGCACGATTGCCTCGACATCCACGAACTCGCCCAGTGGTCGCAATTCATCGTCGACACTCGCAACGCCACGGCGAAACTGCCACCCGAGCTGCAAACCAAAGTCCTCAAGGCCTAG
- the gmd gene encoding GDP-mannose 4,6-dehydratase — protein MTKTALITGITGQDGSYLTDLLLEKGYEVHGIVRRSSSFNTDRIDHVYRDPHEASNLHLHYGDLTDGQNITNLVLDIQPDEIYNLGAQSHVRVSFDSPVYTVQTVAIGSLNILEAARQLNKQKPTRVYQASSSEMFGDVIETPQTETTPFQPQSPYACAKVYAFHQTVNYRHAYDLFASNGILFNHESPRRGETFVTRKITRAATRIKLGLQEKLYLGNLDAKRDWGYAKDYVEGMWRILQHDQPDDFVLATGETQTIRQFLDYTFEALDLDWNKYVEIDPRYFRPTEVDLLLGDYSKAKTKLGWEPKTSCKQLAELMVQQDLELAQTELAQKSLS, from the coding sequence ATGACCAAGACCGCACTCATCACCGGAATCACTGGCCAAGACGGCTCGTACTTGACCGATCTCCTCTTGGAAAAGGGCTACGAGGTTCACGGCATTGTCCGTCGCAGCAGTTCCTTCAACACGGATCGCATCGACCACGTCTACCGCGACCCGCACGAGGCCTCCAACCTGCACCTGCACTATGGGGACCTCACCGACGGTCAGAACATCACCAATCTGGTGCTCGATATCCAACCCGACGAGATCTACAACCTCGGCGCCCAATCGCACGTTCGAGTCTCGTTTGATTCCCCGGTTTACACGGTCCAGACGGTCGCGATTGGTTCGCTGAATATCCTAGAAGCGGCACGCCAACTCAACAAACAAAAGCCCACTCGCGTCTACCAAGCCAGCAGCAGCGAAATGTTTGGCGACGTGATCGAAACGCCGCAAACCGAAACGACCCCGTTTCAACCCCAAAGTCCTTATGCCTGTGCCAAGGTGTATGCCTTTCACCAAACGGTGAACTACCGGCACGCTTACGACTTGTTCGCCAGCAATGGCATCCTGTTCAACCATGAATCCCCACGTCGGGGCGAAACGTTTGTGACCCGAAAGATCACACGTGCCGCCACCCGCATCAAATTGGGACTGCAAGAGAAACTGTACCTCGGCAACCTGGATGCCAAACGTGACTGGGGTTACGCCAAAGACTATGTCGAAGGCATGTGGCGAATCCTCCAGCACGACCAACCCGATGACTTTGTGCTGGCCACCGGCGAAACCCAAACCATTCGTCAATTCCTCGATTACACCTTCGAAGCCCTCGACCTGGACTGGAACAAGTACGTCGAGATCGACCCTCGCTACTTCCGCCCCACCGAAGTCGACCTGCTGCTGGGTGATTACTCCAAAGCCAAAACCAAACTGGGCTGGGAACCGAAAACCAGCTGCAAGCAATTGGCGGAACTGATGGTCCAACAAGACCTCGAACTCGCCCAGACCGAACTGGCACAAAAGTCACTCTCCTAA
- the rfbB gene encoding dTDP-glucose 4,6-dehydratase, which yields MKILITGGAGFIGSNLVRMALANGHQVLNVDALTYAGNLASLSEIESNPNYQFAHVDITDAAAMDAAITGYQPDAIMHLAAESHVDRSIDGPGQFIQTNVIGTFNLLQSSLKHYRSLTPAQAARFRFLHVSTDEVYGSLGDEGLFTETTPYDPHSPYSASKASSDHLARAWQDTYGLPVLVTNCSNNYGPYQFPEKLIPVVILKCLRGEPIPVYGKGENIRDWLYVEDHCRALLTVIEKGTPGETYNIGGNNEQRNIDLVHLICNLMDELCPQVPSPPLTGERVRVRGQNNSTPPSTSELHPPSGRVEQSEGRAAPEVPSPPATGERARVRGKNNSTPPSTSELHPPLGRVEQSEGRATPKVPSPPATGERARVRGQSNKTPLSTSGGEGQGEGEKSHASLITFVTDRPGHDLRYAIDASKIQRELGWEPQEDFESGFRKTVQWYLDNETWWQNILTGDYQLGRLGTA from the coding sequence ATGAAAATTCTCATCACCGGCGGCGCCGGCTTCATCGGCAGCAACCTCGTCCGCATGGCTCTTGCCAACGGCCACCAAGTTCTCAACGTGGACGCGCTCACCTACGCCGGCAACCTCGCGTCGCTGTCGGAGATTGAATCCAACCCCAACTACCAATTCGCACACGTTGACATCACCGACGCCGCCGCGATGGACGCCGCCATCACCGGTTACCAGCCCGATGCGATCATGCACTTGGCCGCCGAGAGCCACGTCGATCGCAGCATCGATGGTCCTGGCCAATTCATTCAGACCAATGTCATTGGCACCTTCAATCTGCTTCAATCCAGTCTGAAGCACTATCGTTCGCTCACTCCCGCACAAGCAGCTCGCTTCCGATTCCTGCACGTCTCGACCGACGAAGTTTACGGCAGCCTCGGCGACGAAGGGTTGTTCACCGAAACCACACCTTACGATCCCCATTCACCGTACTCTGCCAGCAAAGCATCCTCGGACCATCTTGCCCGAGCCTGGCAGGACACGTATGGGTTGCCCGTCCTGGTCACCAACTGCAGCAACAACTACGGCCCGTATCAATTCCCCGAGAAATTGATCCCCGTCGTGATCCTCAAATGCCTGCGAGGCGAACCGATCCCGGTTTACGGCAAAGGCGAAAACATCCGCGATTGGTTGTATGTCGAAGACCATTGCCGAGCCCTGCTCACCGTCATTGAAAAAGGCACGCCCGGCGAGACCTACAACATCGGCGGCAACAACGAGCAAAGAAACATCGACCTCGTCCACCTGATCTGCAACCTCATGGACGAGCTTTGCCCCCAAGTCCCCTCTCCACCGCTTACGGGGGAGAGGGTTAGGGTGAGGGGGCAAAACAACAGCACTCCCCCCTCCACCTCCGAACTTCACCCTCCCTCTGGGAGGGTCGAGCAAAGCGAGGGGAGGGCCGCCCCTGAAGTCCCCTCGCCCCCGGCAACGGGGGAGAGGGCTAGGGTGAGGGGGAAAAACAACAGCACTCCCCCCTCCACCTCCGAACTTCACCCTCCCTTGGGGAGGGTCGAGCAAAGCGAGGGGAGGGCTACCCCAAAAGTCCCCTCTCCACCGGCAACGGGGGAGAGGGCTAGGGTGAGGGGGCAAAGCAACAAAACTCCCCTCTCCACCTCAGGGGGAGAGGGCCAGGGTGAGGGGGAAAAAAGCCACGCCTCCCTCATCACCTTCGTGACCGACCGCCCCGGCCACGACCTCCGCTACGCGATCGACGCCAGCAAAATCCAACGCGAACTCGGCTGGGAACCGCAAGAAGATTTCGAAAGCGGCTTTCGCAAGACCGTGCAGTGGTACCTCGACAACGAAACCTGGTGGCAAAACATCCTCACCGGCGACTACCAGTTGGGCCGTCTGGGGACGGCTTAG
- a CDS encoding GDP-mannose 4,6-dehydratase, whose protein sequence is MPTALITGITGQDGSYLTEQLLDRGYTVHGLVRRTSNTVRSRLDPLFHNKDVYNKSLFLHYADLDDTTTIRRILVKTQPDELYHLAGQSHVGASFDIPESTCQFTAMGTLKILEILRDLEKQPRFLHISSSEIFGRPDESPQNEHTPMRPVTPYGVAKTFATQMVQLYRESFGLFACNAICYNHESPRRGESFVTRKITKAAAEISLGLSDEIVLGSLDGRRDWGSAPEYTTAMHLMLQQDTPDDYILATGKTHSVEEFLDAAFQSVGLNYQDHLKQNPKYMRPAEVTRLVGDPSHAKQRLGWAPTTTALGLAQQMTAADVESLKRLAASS, encoded by the coding sequence ATGCCCACCGCACTCATCACCGGCATCACCGGCCAAGACGGCTCGTACCTGACCGAGCAACTGCTCGATCGAGGCTACACGGTGCACGGCCTGGTCAGGCGGACCAGCAACACGGTTCGATCTCGACTCGACCCGTTGTTCCATAACAAAGACGTCTACAACAAGAGCCTGTTCCTCCACTACGCGGACCTGGACGACACCACAACGATCCGACGAATCCTCGTCAAAACACAACCCGACGAGCTGTATCATCTGGCAGGTCAAAGCCACGTTGGGGCCAGTTTTGACATTCCCGAATCGACGTGCCAGTTCACCGCCATGGGCACGCTCAAGATTCTGGAGATCCTTCGCGACCTCGAGAAACAACCGCGGTTCCTGCACATCAGCAGCAGCGAAATCTTCGGCCGCCCCGACGAATCTCCTCAGAACGAACACACGCCGATGCGGCCGGTCACGCCCTACGGCGTCGCCAAGACCTTCGCGACCCAGATGGTCCAACTCTACCGGGAATCATTTGGTTTATTTGCCTGCAACGCGATTTGCTACAACCACGAATCACCGCGACGAGGCGAATCCTTCGTCACCCGCAAGATCACCAAGGCGGCCGCGGAAATCTCCCTGGGACTGAGCGATGAGATCGTGCTCGGTTCCCTGGATGGACGCCGTGACTGGGGCAGTGCCCCCGAGTACACCACCGCGATGCACCTGATGCTGCAACAAGACACCCCAGATGACTACATCCTGGCGACGGGGAAAACACACAGTGTCGAAGAGTTCCTCGACGCCGCGTTTCAAAGCGTGGGGCTCAACTACCAAGACCACCTGAAACAAAACCCCAAGTACATGCGTCCGGCGGAAGTCACTCGCCTGGTTGGCGACCCATCCCACGCCAAACAACGACTTGGCTGGGCCCCCACCACAACCGCCCTCGGCCTCGCCCAACAAATGACCGCCGCTGACGTTGAATCGCTGAAGCGATTGGCCGCTAGCAGTTAG